Proteins encoded by one window of Enterococcus saccharolyticus subsp. saccharolyticus:
- a CDS encoding phosphopantothenate--cysteine ligase — translation MRVLITAGGTSEKIDDVRSITNHSTGKLGSLIAEAFLTHDVTIDYVTTATTLRPASDKVNIHEIAGTQELADTLQNLLQQQPYDAVIHSMAVSDFTPEKSLSQEDFLTKINQLIARQQPLTAEDLTVLTEDTAAKENKISSNTDHLFLILKKTPKVIQQIKQLQPATILVGFKLLVDVSKEELVDVARHSLIKNQADYVLANDLTSIHHGQHVGYFINKEGTIIGEATSKEAIAQLIVKTLLDTL, via the coding sequence ATGAGAGTTTTAATTACAGCTGGAGGAACTTCTGAAAAAATCGATGATGTTCGTTCCATCACCAATCATTCTACCGGAAAATTAGGCAGTTTAATTGCCGAAGCATTTTTAACGCATGATGTGACTATTGATTATGTGACAACTGCGACTACGCTACGTCCGGCATCAGACAAAGTAAACATCCATGAAATTGCAGGCACACAAGAATTAGCCGATACGTTGCAAAACTTATTGCAACAGCAACCGTATGATGCTGTCATTCATAGTATGGCTGTAAGTGACTTTACGCCTGAAAAAAGTTTGTCCCAAGAAGATTTCCTGACAAAAATCAATCAACTAATTGCGCGACAACAACCACTGACAGCCGAAGATCTAACTGTTTTAACAGAAGATACCGCAGCCAAAGAAAATAAGATTTCATCCAATACCGATCACCTCTTCTTAATTTTGAAAAAGACACCTAAAGTGATTCAACAAATAAAACAATTGCAACCAGCAACTATCTTAGTGGGGTTTAAATTGTTAGTGGATGTTTCAAAAGAAGAATTAGTCGATGTTGCTCGTCATAGTCTCATCAAAAACCAAGCGGATTACGTTTTAGCGAATGATTTAACTTCGATTCACCACGGACAACATGTGGGTTATTTTATCAATAAAGAAGGAACCATCATTGGTGAAGCAACGAGTAAAGAAGCGATAGCTCAATTAATTGTCAAAACACTCTTAGACACTCTATAA
- a CDS encoding ABC transporter permease, whose amino-acid sequence MKKFPWSRLYLAVVFVMLYTPIFYLIFYSFNDGGTMNRFTGFTWDNYTAVFEDSRLLIIVLNTFMLAFLSALIATAIGTFGAMAIYYTKQRSTRNALLSLNNILLVSPDVIIGASFLIFFTMIGGLFRSFSLGFTSVLLSHIAFSIPIVVLMVLPKLREMNDSMVDAARDLGANNFQVVKNIILPFLSPGIIAGYFMAFTYSLDDFAVTFFVTGNGFSTLSVEIYSRARQGISLEINALSTLVFLFSMILVVGYYFISQENVSRRVRKNRQKREVTDLQ is encoded by the coding sequence ATGAAAAAATTTCCTTGGTCTCGTCTTTACTTAGCGGTTGTTTTTGTGATGCTCTATACGCCTATCTTTTATTTGATTTTTTATTCCTTCAATGATGGGGGAACAATGAATCGTTTTACGGGGTTTACTTGGGATAATTATACGGCTGTTTTTGAAGACTCTCGTTTGTTAATTATTGTTTTGAATACGTTTATGTTGGCCTTTTTATCTGCTTTGATTGCGACAGCGATTGGAACATTTGGTGCCATGGCGATTTATTATACAAAGCAACGGTCAACACGTAATGCATTATTAAGTTTGAATAATATTTTATTGGTTTCACCAGATGTTATCATCGGTGCGAGCTTCTTGATTTTCTTTACGATGATTGGTGGTTTATTCCGTAGTTTTAGTTTGGGCTTTACGAGCGTTTTACTTTCACATATTGCCTTTAGTATTCCGATTGTTGTTTTAATGGTTTTACCAAAATTACGCGAAATGAATGATTCGATGGTGGATGCTGCTAGAGATTTAGGGGCAAATAATTTCCAAGTAGTGAAAAACATTATCTTACCATTTTTATCGCCAGGAATTATTGCTGGTTATTTCATGGCATTTACGTATTCGCTAGATGATTTTGCAGTAACATTTTTTGTCACTGGAAATGGCTTTAGCACATTATCTGTAGAAATTTATTCTCGGGCAAGACAAGGGATTAGTTTGGAAATCAATGCATTAAGTACTTTAGTATTCTTGTTCTCAATGATTTTAGTCGTTGGTTATTATTTCATTAGCCAAGAAAATGTGTCCCGTCGTGTTCGTAAGAATCGTCAAAAAAGAGAGGTGACGGATTTACAATGA
- a CDS encoding ABC transporter ATP-binding protein: MGKPIISFSNVVKRYDDDETILKSVSFDIEEGKFYTLLGPSGCGKTTILRIIAGFSEATEGDVFFEGKRINDIPANQRQVNTVFQDYALFPHMNVFDNVAFGLKIKKMPKKEIETKVKEALRLVQLGGYENREISEMSGGQRQRVAIARAIVNEPKVLLLDEPLSALDLKLRTDMQYELRELQQRLGITFIFVTHDQEEALAMSDEIFVMNKGKIVQSGTPVDIYDEPINHFVADFVGESNIVNGTMIEDNLVEFVGKQFECVDGGMRKNEAVEIVIRPEDLSLTSIENGKLSVRVNTQLFRGVHYEIICYDEQENEWMVHSTRKAVEGSQIGLSFEPEDIHVMRFNESEEDFDARLESYEE, translated from the coding sequence GTGGGAAAACCAATCATTTCATTTAGTAATGTGGTGAAGCGGTACGACGATGATGAGACGATTTTGAAGAGTGTGAGTTTTGATATAGAAGAAGGAAAATTCTATACCTTGCTTGGTCCGTCAGGTTGTGGAAAGACAACGATTTTAAGGATTATCGCTGGGTTTTCTGAGGCGACCGAAGGAGATGTCTTCTTTGAAGGAAAACGAATTAATGATATACCTGCCAATCAACGCCAAGTAAACACTGTCTTTCAAGATTATGCACTGTTTCCGCATATGAATGTATTTGATAACGTCGCATTTGGATTGAAAATAAAAAAAATGCCTAAAAAAGAAATCGAAACAAAAGTGAAAGAAGCGTTACGTTTGGTGCAATTAGGCGGTTATGAAAACCGTGAAATCAGTGAAATGTCTGGAGGACAACGTCAACGTGTGGCGATTGCTCGAGCTATTGTCAATGAACCGAAAGTCTTGTTGCTAGATGAACCATTGTCGGCACTTGATTTAAAACTACGTACAGACATGCAATATGAATTACGTGAGTTGCAACAGCGTTTAGGAATTACGTTTATTTTTGTTACGCATGACCAAGAAGAAGCCTTGGCGATGAGTGATGAAATCTTTGTTATGAATAAAGGAAAAATCGTTCAAAGTGGGACACCAGTTGATATTTATGATGAACCAATTAATCATTTTGTAGCAGATTTTGTTGGTGAAAGTAATATTGTCAATGGCACGATGATTGAAGACAATTTAGTCGAGTTTGTTGGGAAACAATTTGAGTGTGTGGATGGTGGTATGCGTAAGAATGAAGCAGTTGAAATCGTCATTCGTCCCGAAGACTTAAGTTTGACATCAATCGAAAACGGCAAATTAAGTGTTCGCGTCAATACGCAATTATTCCGTGGCGTACATTATGAAATTATTTGTTACGATGAACAAGAAAATGAATGGATGGTTCACTCAACGAGAAAAGCTGTTGAAGGTAGCCAAATCGGCTTGTCGTTTGAACCTGAAGATATCCACGTAATGCGCTTTAATGAATCGGAAGAAGATTTTGATGCCCGACTAGAAAGTTACGAAGAGTAG
- a CDS encoding ABC transporter permease codes for MTKIRRIYAIPYMFWLVLFVIAPVLMIVYQSFFDMNGQFSLINYQTYFASGKYLTMTLNSVWYAFLITLITLLISYPTAYFLTKLKHKDLWLLLIILPTWVNLLLKAYAFIGIFGINGSVNSFLTFTGIGPQQILFTDFSFLVVATYIELPFMIMPIYNALEEMNPSLISASRDLGANNFETFRRVIFPLSLNGVKSGVQAVFIPSLSLFMLTRLIGGNRVITLGTAIEQHFLVTQNWGMGSTIGVVLIIAMVVVMLLTGEKKKGGRK; via the coding sequence ATGACAAAAATCAGACGGATTTATGCCATTCCATACATGTTTTGGCTAGTCTTATTTGTAATTGCACCAGTTTTAATGATTGTTTATCAATCATTCTTTGATATGAATGGTCAGTTTTCGTTGATTAATTATCAAACGTATTTTGCTTCTGGTAAATACTTAACGATGACTTTAAACTCAGTGTGGTACGCGTTTTTAATCACATTAATTACATTGTTAATCAGTTATCCAACTGCGTATTTTTTAACAAAATTAAAACATAAAGATTTATGGTTATTGCTGATTATTTTACCTACATGGGTGAACTTATTATTAAAAGCGTATGCGTTCATTGGAATTTTTGGTATCAATGGTAGTGTCAATAGTTTCTTGACTTTTACAGGGATTGGACCACAACAAATTTTATTTACAGACTTTAGTTTTTTAGTGGTCGCAACATATATTGAATTGCCATTTATGATTATGCCTATCTACAATGCGCTAGAAGAAATGAATCCATCTTTAATTAGTGCTAGTCGTGATTTAGGGGCCAATAATTTTGAAACCTTCCGTCGCGTTATTTTCCCCTTATCTTTAAATGGAGTGAAAAGTGGTGTTCAAGCGGTTTTCATTCCGTCACTATCCCTATTCATGTTAACTCGTTTAATTGGGGGTAATCGCGTGATTACTTTAGGAACAGCGATTGAACAACATTTCTTAGTGACACAAAACTGGGGTATGGGTTCCACAATAGGTGTCGTGTTAATCATCGCCATGGTTGTCGTAATGCTCTTAACAGGTGAGAAGAAAAAAGGAGGTAGAAAATGA
- a CDS encoding ABC transporter substrate-binding protein produces the protein MKKLQSLIIGIVIIIVVLLLGVRQLEKSTGMAGAQVLNIYNWGDYIDPELLKKFEEESGYKVNYDTFDSNEAMFTKIRQGGTAYDISIPSEYMIQKMIDEKLVLPLDHTKIEGLENIDPRFLNLSFDPANSYSIPYFWGTLGIAYNDKFIHADKMTSWNDLWRPELKDNIMLIDGAREVIGLGLNSLGYSLNSKNIDELEEAVEKLRKMTPNVKAIVADEIKMYMANEESAVAVTFSGEAADMMAENEHIHYVIPKEGSNLWFDNIVIPKTAKNVEGAYEFINFMLRPENAAQNAEYIGYSTPNKKALEILPKEITEDEQFYPSDELMSHLEVYEDLGKEYVGIYNDLFLELKMYRK, from the coding sequence ATGAAGAAATTACAATCATTGATTATCGGTATCGTCATCATTATTGTGGTTTTACTATTAGGCGTTCGTCAATTGGAAAAGTCAACGGGAATGGCCGGTGCGCAAGTCTTAAATATTTATAACTGGGGCGACTATATTGACCCAGAATTATTGAAAAAGTTTGAAGAAGAATCAGGATACAAAGTCAATTATGATACATTTGATTCAAATGAAGCGATGTTCACCAAAATTCGTCAAGGCGGAACAGCATATGACATTTCGATTCCAAGTGAGTATATGATTCAAAAAATGATTGATGAAAAACTAGTGTTACCCTTAGATCATACCAAAATTGAGGGATTAGAAAATATTGATCCTCGTTTCTTGAATTTAAGTTTTGATCCAGCTAATAGTTATTCGATTCCTTATTTCTGGGGGACATTAGGTATTGCGTATAACGATAAATTTATTCATGCAGATAAAATGACCTCATGGAACGATTTATGGCGTCCAGAATTAAAAGACAACATCATGTTAATTGATGGTGCTCGCGAAGTGATTGGTTTAGGCTTAAATAGTTTAGGTTATTCATTAAACAGTAAAAATATCGATGAATTAGAAGAAGCAGTCGAAAAACTACGTAAAATGACCCCGAATGTGAAAGCAATCGTGGCAGATGAAATTAAAATGTATATGGCAAATGAAGAAAGTGCCGTTGCTGTCACATTTTCTGGTGAAGCAGCCGATATGATGGCAGAAAACGAGCACATTCATTATGTGATTCCAAAAGAAGGATCAAACTTATGGTTTGATAATATCGTTATCCCGAAAACAGCCAAAAATGTCGAAGGAGCCTACGAATTTATCAACTTCATGTTACGACCAGAAAATGCAGCACAAAACGCGGAATACATTGGTTATTCCACACCGAATAAGAAAGCCTTAGAGATTCTACCAAAAGAAATAACAGAGGACGAACAATTTTATCCTTCCGATGAATTGATGTCACATCTTGAAGTTTATGAAGATTTAGGGAAAGAATACGTTGGGATTTACAATGACTTGTTCTTAGAGTTGAAGATGTATCGGAAATAG
- the coaC gene encoding phosphopantothenoylcysteine decarboxylase — MKKRILLGVTGSISAYKSADLTNELTKLGYEVDVMMTKSSQAFITPLTLQSLSKRPIHTDVMEEIAPDKINHIELAKQADLFIVAPASANMIGKLAHGLADNLVSTVALALPFDVPKLVAPAMNTNMYLNPLMQKNLAILKEVGYKEITPRQSLLACGDFGTGALATVETIVAQITATLEA, encoded by the coding sequence ATGAAAAAACGCATTTTACTCGGCGTAACTGGCAGTATTTCTGCTTATAAATCCGCTGATTTAACGAATGAATTAACAAAATTAGGCTATGAAGTGGATGTGATGATGACGAAAAGTAGTCAAGCATTCATCACTCCTTTGACCTTGCAATCCTTATCAAAGCGCCCTATTCACACCGATGTCATGGAAGAAATTGCTCCTGATAAAATTAATCATATTGAATTAGCCAAACAAGCTGATTTATTTATCGTTGCTCCTGCAAGTGCCAATATGATTGGCAAACTGGCACATGGACTTGCGGATAATTTAGTTTCAACTGTTGCCTTAGCACTACCTTTTGATGTACCCAAACTCGTTGCTCCAGCGATGAATACAAATATGTATTTGAACCCTTTAATGCAAAAAAATCTTGCTATTTTGAAAGAAGTTGGGTATAAAGAAATAACACCTCGCCAATCTTTATTAGCATGTGGAGATTTTGGTACAGGTGCGTTAGCAACAGTTGAAACCATTGTCGCACAAATAACGGCGACCTTGGAAGCATAA
- a CDS encoding ABC transporter permease — protein sequence MKKIYKTTSFSFLLKKKEGRTKGKKLINSIQQKHYIRLFFPFFSAIIAFLLQIIVPTSSEYTQEELPYYTYFTIICLVITAIASVYYLVTKRNQRYLYKAYFTGVSFLVLASYNLVTLKFSILKVLFFPSPERILNVFVKDFQFILECVAHSSALLGLGLLFGITTGLLTGILIGWNKNWNYWLDPIVKVLGPIPSTAFVPVALSAFATSYQASVFLIALSVWFPVTVLTNSGISNVKNSFFEVASTLGATEFQKVIKVAIPGALPNIFVGLFNGTVSSFLTLMTAEMLGVKYGIGWYINWQREIMGYANVYAGLITIAIWFSLIITILFKIRDHFLKWQKGFIRW from the coding sequence ATGAAAAAAATTTATAAAACGACATCATTTTCTTTTCTGTTAAAGAAGAAAGAGGGAAGAACAAAGGGTAAAAAATTAATAAATTCGATCCAACAAAAACACTATATTCGATTATTTTTCCCGTTTTTTAGTGCAATTATTGCCTTTTTATTACAAATCATAGTGCCAACTAGTTCGGAATATACGCAAGAAGAATTACCTTATTATACGTATTTTACAATTATTTGCTTAGTTATTACAGCTATTGCTAGTGTGTACTATCTTGTTACCAAACGAAATCAACGCTATTTATACAAAGCATATTTCACTGGTGTATCTTTCTTAGTATTGGCTAGTTATAATTTGGTTACACTTAAATTTTCAATACTGAAAGTATTGTTCTTTCCTAGTCCAGAACGAATTTTAAATGTATTTGTGAAAGACTTTCAATTTATATTAGAGTGCGTGGCTCATTCTTCAGCATTGTTAGGCTTGGGATTATTATTTGGGATTACAACAGGTTTATTGACAGGAATATTGATTGGTTGGAATAAAAATTGGAATTATTGGTTAGATCCAATTGTAAAAGTATTAGGTCCTATTCCATCAACTGCTTTTGTACCTGTTGCATTATCGGCTTTTGCGACTAGTTATCAGGCAAGTGTTTTCTTAATTGCATTATCCGTTTGGTTTCCAGTTACAGTTTTGACAAATTCAGGAATTTCGAATGTCAAAAATTCTTTCTTTGAAGTAGCTAGTACATTAGGCGCAACGGAATTTCAAAAAGTAATTAAAGTGGCTATTCCAGGTGCATTGCCTAATATTTTTGTGGGTCTATTCAACGGAACAGTTTCTTCGTTTCTAACATTGATGACTGCGGAAATGTTAGGCGTAAAATACGGAATTGGCTGGTATATAAATTGGCAACGTGAAATTATGGGTTATGCCAATGTTTATGCTGGGTTAATCACAATTGCTATATGGTTTTCTTTAATCATTACAATTCTATTTAAAATACGCGACCATTTCTTGAAATGGCAGAAAGGATTCATCAGATGGTAG
- a CDS encoding TetR/AcrR family transcriptional regulator, with protein MPHQDEIDIRTKRTRKLIITAFMELLHEKTFDSIRIADITNKATINRATFYNYFTDKYQLLDTITEETLLSHFHKNLTDDDVFSPDFVKKIYLTLTDFHMNMSYICHKNHFDELSLYTSPILRTEITNTLLKAIQLKYPQEDSARLSSLAAIISWYIIGLSYEWKHSKQPSAEEFFNQFREDYERLILNFG; from the coding sequence ATGCCTCATCAAGATGAGATTGATATCCGAACAAAACGAACAAGAAAATTAATTATTACTGCCTTCATGGAATTACTTCATGAAAAAACATTTGACTCCATTCGAATTGCTGATATTACCAATAAAGCAACGATCAATCGTGCGACCTTTTATAACTACTTTACGGATAAATACCAACTACTAGACACCATCACCGAAGAAACCTTGTTGTCGCATTTCCATAAAAATTTAACAGACGATGACGTTTTTTCACCTGATTTTGTCAAAAAAATTTATTTAACCTTAACCGATTTCCATATGAATATGTCTTACATTTGTCATAAAAATCATTTCGATGAATTATCATTATACACAAGCCCCATTTTACGAACGGAGATTACTAATACTTTATTAAAAGCCATTCAATTAAAATATCCTCAGGAAGACTCTGCCCGTTTATCATCGCTTGCTGCTATTATCAGTTGGTATATTATTGGCCTATCTTACGAATGGAAACATTCGAAACAACCTTCTGCAGAAGAATTTTTCAACCAATTTCGTGAAGATTACGAGAGATTGATTCTTAATTTTGGTTGA
- a CDS encoding YhdH/YhfP family quinone oxidoreductase, which produces MNQFLAFEVTKTDNVFARGIVRKEPQTLPNKHVAIKVDYSDINYKDALASSKDGGVIREYPKIPGIDLAGEIIESRSEHWHVGQKVLVTGYGLGVSVNGGFSQYQQVPEEWLVALPDQLTTKEAMIFGTAGFTAALAVTKLLKDTPKDGRVVVTGASGGVGSVAIALLHRLGYTNITAVSRKKADVAWLKDLGATAIVEPEEILPEQVKPLNKQRIAAVIDSVGGDLLAGLLSQINYGGSVFLCGNAGGLQLNTTVLPFILRGIKMVGIDSVNVEMTERKATWQFLAEHQPLIEQLHYQEVALIDLDEPVDALLAGTHQGRTIVQMEVR; this is translated from the coding sequence ATGAATCAATTTTTAGCTTTCGAAGTAACAAAAACAGACAATGTTTTTGCGAGAGGAATCGTACGAAAAGAACCGCAAACGCTACCAAATAAGCATGTTGCTATTAAAGTCGATTATTCTGACATCAATTATAAAGATGCCCTAGCTTCTTCCAAAGATGGCGGCGTGATCCGCGAGTATCCAAAAATTCCAGGAATTGATTTAGCTGGAGAAATTATTGAATCTCGCAGTGAACACTGGCATGTGGGGCAAAAAGTCTTGGTCACAGGTTATGGACTCGGTGTTTCTGTTAATGGTGGATTTAGCCAATACCAACAAGTACCCGAAGAATGGCTCGTGGCGTTGCCTGACCAATTAACGACAAAAGAAGCGATGATTTTTGGTACAGCTGGTTTTACAGCAGCTTTGGCTGTCACCAAGTTACTCAAAGATACCCCAAAAGATGGACGCGTGGTTGTCACTGGAGCTTCTGGTGGCGTTGGTAGTGTCGCAATTGCTTTGTTACATCGTTTAGGTTATACCAATATCACTGCTGTTTCTCGTAAAAAAGCCGATGTTGCGTGGTTAAAAGATTTAGGGGCAACCGCAATTGTCGAACCTGAAGAAATTTTACCAGAACAAGTAAAACCATTAAATAAACAACGTATTGCCGCAGTCATTGACAGTGTCGGTGGTGACCTATTAGCTGGCTTGTTGAGTCAAATCAATTATGGTGGCAGTGTCTTTTTATGTGGTAATGCTGGTGGGCTTCAATTAAATACAACTGTCTTGCCATTTATTTTAAGAGGAATTAAAATGGTAGGGATTGATTCAGTGAATGTTGAGATGACTGAAAGAAAAGCTACTTGGCAATTTCTAGCTGAGCATCAACCATTGATTGAACAATTACACTATCAAGAAGTGGCCTTGATTGACTTAGATGAACCGGTCGATGCTTTATTAGCAGGGACCCATCAAGGGCGCACTATTGTACAAATGGAAGTGAGATAA
- a CDS encoding ABC transporter ATP-binding protein translates to MVEKINTGNIKLEDVRKTFPPTHPGEPTVIALEKINAEIEPGEFITLIGPSGCGKSTFLRLVAGLTEPDEGEIFLDKRIIEGPGSDRGLVFQDPTLFPWLTIEENVGFGLKISGKQKRYKENITQFIELVGLNGFETAYPHHLSGGMAQRAALARALVNHPKVLLLDEPFGALDAFTRVNMQDELLNIWKNRKTTTIMVTHDVDEAVYLSSRIFAMTPRPAQLKEIIDVDLLLGEKRDRNSEEFLEVKKQVLQILNFVHE, encoded by the coding sequence ATGGTAGAAAAAATCAATACAGGAAATATTAAGTTAGAAGATGTTCGTAAAACCTTTCCACCTACCCATCCTGGCGAGCCAACAGTGATTGCTTTGGAAAAAATCAACGCTGAAATCGAACCAGGTGAGTTCATCACGTTGATTGGTCCTTCGGGATGCGGAAAATCGACTTTTTTAAGATTGGTTGCTGGTTTAACAGAACCAGATGAAGGAGAGATTTTTTTAGACAAGCGCATAATTGAAGGTCCTGGAAGTGATCGTGGTTTAGTTTTTCAAGATCCAACACTCTTTCCTTGGTTGACGATTGAAGAGAATGTTGGTTTTGGTTTGAAAATCAGTGGAAAACAAAAACGATATAAAGAAAATATTACTCAATTTATTGAGTTAGTTGGTTTAAACGGTTTTGAAACAGCCTATCCGCATCATTTATCAGGTGGGATGGCTCAAAGAGCAGCTTTAGCTCGTGCATTAGTGAATCATCCGAAAGTGTTATTACTGGATGAACCATTCGGCGCTTTGGATGCTTTTACACGTGTGAACATGCAAGATGAGTTATTGAATATTTGGAAGAATCGTAAAACGACAACAATCATGGTGACGCATGATGTTGATGAAGCAGTGTATTTAAGCAGTCGAATTTTTGCAATGACACCAAGGCCAGCTCAATTAAAAGAGATTATAGATGTCGATTTACTTTTAGGAGAAAAACGAGATCGCAATAGTGAAGAATTTTTGGAAGTTAAAAAACAAGTATTGCAGATTTTAAATTTTGTACACGAATAA
- a CDS encoding ECF transporter S component, which yields MKQNEKTFQLVLTASFLAILILLASVPFLGFIPLGVINATTLHIPVIIASIILGPKRGAFLGACFGLISMIRATIIVSPLSFVFSPFITPIGEMGMGSWKAALIAFIPRILIGVVPYFVYKWCKKAFKDRGNAISLFIAGVSGGLTNTILVMNMIYFLFQKDYAEKIGEAGNAVYGAIISVIFAQGVPESIVAGIATAAVSAVLLKLTNQRTI from the coding sequence ATGAAACAAAATGAAAAAACGTTCCAACTAGTTTTAACGGCGTCTTTCTTAGCCATTTTGATTCTTTTAGCTAGTGTACCGTTTTTGGGCTTTATTCCACTGGGCGTCATTAATGCGACGACGTTACACATTCCAGTCATTATTGCCTCAATTATTTTAGGTCCTAAACGGGGAGCATTTTTAGGTGCTTGTTTTGGTTTAATAAGCATGATTCGTGCAACGATTATCGTTTCACCATTGTCGTTTGTTTTCTCCCCATTCATTACACCAATCGGAGAAATGGGCATGGGAAGCTGGAAAGCTGCTTTAATCGCATTTATTCCACGTATTTTAATCGGTGTGGTGCCGTATTTTGTCTATAAATGGTGTAAAAAAGCCTTTAAAGACCGTGGCAATGCCATTAGCTTGTTCATTGCAGGTGTTTCTGGTGGTTTGACCAATACGATTTTAGTGATGAATATGATTTATTTCTTATTCCAAAAAGATTATGCTGAAAAAATTGGTGAAGCTGGGAATGCTGTGTATGGGGCAATTATTTCGGTCATTTTCGCTCAAGGAGTTCCCGAATCAATCGTTGCTGGTATTGCAACAGCCGCCGTTTCAGCCGTGTTGTTAAAATTAACCAACCAACGTACGATTTAA
- a CDS encoding ABC transporter substrate-binding protein has product MKKNNYRKIFSYIGLIGLTTYLAACGADTVSQDKAKEDDYVLKIAESSDLCSAPQQIAIEQGFFDEEGLKYELVKVGEDTNNFTAISTGQIDASNSLIGSIIQPLANGAEIKVTTGLHTGCLQVLVKSDSNIKNAEDLKGKKIGVSSVAGSPATFAKRYLGDNGINVSTEKSEVEFVAYNSSDLALVLENGTVDAIALGDPSTEIIKDEYGFETLASNATTVPYDEEYCCVAYVSNEVANKHPEVAKKFTQAIQKASAWIDDNKDETVQIQLDQKYIDGDKVTNLRSLESYNFIPSVEGAKAAFVQVGEDLKDLGIIEEGVDIKKLQENSFLDLELDKVTNDKTAYVEEKKSTNQSKNKKETSIVIGNHNHH; this is encoded by the coding sequence ATGAAAAAAAATAATTATAGAAAAATATTTTCTTATATTGGATTAATTGGATTAACGACTTACTTAGCAGCTTGTGGCGCAGATACAGTATCTCAGGATAAGGCGAAAGAAGATGATTATGTATTAAAAATAGCTGAAAGTTCGGATCTATGCAGTGCACCACAACAAATTGCAATCGAACAAGGATTTTTTGATGAAGAAGGTTTGAAATATGAACTGGTAAAAGTAGGGGAAGACACCAATAACTTTACAGCTATCAGTACTGGACAAATCGATGCCAGTAATAGTTTGATTGGCAGTATTATTCAACCATTGGCAAATGGTGCGGAGATTAAAGTAACTACAGGGCTACATACAGGTTGCTTGCAAGTTCTTGTAAAATCAGATAGTAATATTAAAAATGCAGAAGATTTAAAAGGAAAGAAAATCGGTGTATCAAGCGTGGCAGGAAGCCCGGCAACATTTGCGAAACGTTATTTAGGCGATAATGGCATTAATGTCAGTACTGAAAAATCCGAAGTAGAATTTGTAGCATATAATTCTTCTGATTTAGCTTTAGTTTTAGAGAATGGAACGGTTGATGCCATTGCATTAGGAGATCCTTCAACAGAAATTATTAAAGATGAATATGGATTTGAGACTTTAGCTAGTAATGCCACTACAGTTCCATATGATGAAGAGTACTGCTGTGTAGCGTATGTAAGTAATGAAGTAGCAAACAAGCATCCCGAAGTAGCAAAAAAATTCACGCAGGCTATTCAAAAAGCATCTGCTTGGATTGATGATAATAAGGATGAAACTGTCCAAATTCAATTGGATCAGAAATATATTGATGGCGACAAAGTAACGAATTTACGGTCATTAGAATCGTACAACTTTATACCGTCAGTTGAAGGTGCAAAGGCAGCTTTTGTTCAGGTGGGAGAAGATCTGAAAGATTTAGGAATTATTGAAGAAGGCGTTGATATTAAGAAATTACAGGAAAACTCATTTCTAGATTTAGAATTAGACAAAGTTACTAATGATAAGACTGCCTATGTTGAAGAAAAAAAATCAACAAATCAATCGAAGAATAAAAAAGAAACTAGTATTGTTATTGGAAATCATAACCATCATTGA